From the Anaerolineae bacterium genome, the window CTGCCACCTGACCCTTGACCCTTGGTAGGTTAAAGCTACGAGGGCCAATATTGGCGCGATAATGCCCACAAACAACACATGCTCTTCGGTGAAGCCGGGCCGGCTGCGGAAAGTTTCGGTGAGAGGGCCAAAGATACGATTGAAGGGTGCGGCCGCGGCAAAGTCGGTGGGGGCGGCGGCCAGGGAAAGGGCCAGGGAAAGCGGGCGAGCGGCGCGCAATTCATCAACGATGGCAAGGTAAGGGAGGATGAAGGGCAGGATGAGCAGGGTAACAAGTAGCAGGGTAGCAAGTAGTAAAGTAAGAGGTGGCAAGGTAGCAGGAGGGGATGGCTTGAAGTAGCGGGCCAAGAGGACGGCGAACAGGTAGAGAACAAAGATTAGAGCGGTGTAGAGGGCCAGGTACCAGGAGGCGAGAATTTGGAGCAGTAAGAACAGAGTTAGGGCCAGGCAGAGAAGCAAAGGGACAGGCAGGGAGGGGAGGGAAGTTTTTTGAGATTGGCGGGTTCTTCTGAGTAACAAATCAAGAAATAACAGGGCAAAGGGCAACCATTGAAACGTGAGTAACTGCAAATGAGCAATGGCGGCAAAACGATAGGGGTTGAAGGCAAAAATCAAACAGGCAAGAAAGGCCGCATCACGCCGGCCCGTCCAGCGGAGGGCCAGCAAGTACATCCCAAACGCAGATAGGGGAAAGGTGAGCAACAAACTTAGATTATATGCCAGGATTGGCTCGCCGGAGATAAGTTGCAGCGGCAGGGACAGCAAGGCGGTGCTAAAAAGATGCTCGGAGTAGGCCAGCGTATTGGCCAGGGGATGAAAAATATTGGCATTGAACAGGTTGAGCGGGTCGGTGAGCAGGGCGTGGCTATCCCAGGCCAAAATCCAGGTATTGAGCAGGGGGTCGCCGATGTCGTTGGGCACGACAATGGTCAAATTGAAGATGAGGGGGTAAGTCAGGATCAGGGTGAGCAGGATGTAGACGAAAAAAACAAAAAAACTATGTCTCAGAAGTGAGGTCAGCAAACTCATTCTCGGCAATCTACAATCAATGGTCTGCGCTTGTTTCATGGCGCTACCGAGATAATGAAACTATTATTGGGCAACGGTTTGCCGGCAGCGTCGGCGGCGGGCAGGCGTTCGCCGGTGGTGGGATGGTAAAGGCCAACGGCGATGGCGTGGAGTGAGTCCGGCGAGGCCAGGCGGGAACCGATAGGGCGCGCATCGGTGATGATTTGTTGAGGCAACCAGTCAGAAAGAGAATACAGGCCATCGTAGGGGACACCGTCGGCCTGGACTAATAAGTTGCCCTCGGCATCAAGCAGGTGAATGAAAATGGTGTCGTTTTGCTCAAGAAACTGATCAGTTTGCCAATACAACACCAGGGTGTCGCCCTGGACATGAACCTGCCGGAGCGTGACGTGCGGGCCAAAGTGAGCCAAAGGCGTAGCAGGCAATTGGGGAGGCGGCGCGACCAACCACACTGAACCAAGTTTAAAGTTTGTAGCGCCATCCGGCCAGATTGACAGCCGCTCGTCAGTTTCACGATTGTAGAGTCCCACGTGAACATCATAGCGAATGGGAGGCAAGTCTGTTGGCACTTTGAGCGAAAGGGGGTTGCGCAAATATAAACCGGGCGGCCAATTATAGGTGGGAATATCTTCGGGGGTATCTTCGTCAACTGCGGCAAAGGTTTGTTGGTTTGGCGCGTCGAGATGAAGAAAAACTGAGTAACTTGTGTTCAAATCGGCCAAAGCGCGCCAGTAAAGCGTAACCGTCAGCAATTCGCCGGGGGAGATGGTTTCCGGTAAATCGTCAAAGCCGACCAGCCGGATTTGGTTGGCAAAATCAACCCGCACCACGTGGTCGGCGGGTTGGGGCCGGTCGGGGTCTGATTGCAAAGTAAACAGGGGAGCCAGAGGACGCGAAAGCAGGTAAAGGGCAAAAAACGACACCGCTGCTATCACAAAGAATCTGGGAGAGATGGCCGTTGCATGGGGGTCGCCAATCCCTGTTCCACTATCTCGTCGTCCACCTGTCTCATTGATATATTGCTTAAAGAAAAAAACAGCAATCAGGCCCAAGACAAACAGCGAGCTTACGGTCAGCCCCAGCCCGATGGCGCGCAAAGGGGTTGATTCCAATTGCAGGGTCAGGCTGTGCCGGCCGGCGGGAATAGTTGTTTGAATCAAGCCGGTATTTGGGGTCACGGTAAAAGCAACGGGTTGGCCATCCAGGTAAACCTGCCAGCCGGGCCAGTAAAGGGTGCGGATGGTAGCCACAAACTTTTCAGGCGTATTAATTTGCCAGGAATCGGACTCGGCCTGGTGGCTCAGAGTTTCCACGTTTGCGCCGGGCGGCAGAGAGGCCGGATCAATTTTTTGCGGCGGCCGGCCGGCCTCGTAATCGGGGCGAAGAGTTTTGGGGGAGGGGTGCTGCCGGGCGCGGCGAGGCAAAAATTCGCCGGTGCTGGTGGTGCCAATGGCGTAGGAGGCTGCTTCGTAGGCAAAAGCCTCCGCCGGAGAGGGCGTGCCCCAAGAAATGAATTGGGAGGGGAAGAGATAGTAAACGTTGAAGGTAATAACCATAAGGATAGACAGAAAAAGGATGAGGTCCAAATTGCGATTGGCAATTTGCAATTTGACAATCCAGAAAGCAGCCGCAGCCAAAACGCCGGCGCAAAAAATTGCCGGGCCGAGCATGCGCCAGGGGAACTCGGCCAGTTCGATGAAGGGCACAGATTCCCATAGGAACTGGGATTGGGGCAGGGCCAGGAAGACGTAGAGTAAAAAGAAAATGGTGAAGAAAAGGGTGTGACCGATACGTGATTGGATCATGTCACTGCGAGCGATAGCGAAGCAGTCTCCCCTTTCGAAGTTGGAGATTGCTTCGGCCTGCGGCCTCGCAATGACGCCTGAACGTGTGTGTTCGGCTTCATTCTCGACGCCATCCCGCGAGGACGGTCTGACTGCCTTGAAGACCAGGAAAAGCAGGGCCACCATTCCTAACACCGCGCCCATGATTTGAGGCAGGCCGAGGCTGAAGGGAAAGGCGGGATTGATGGTGGTCAGGTCAAGGGGCAACGGCGGGGAGAGCAGTTCTGAGAGGGGTATAAAATTTTCCCGAAAATCAAAAAAACCCTGGGTGATGCCTTCCAACTTAATCTCGTGCCGTTCGCCAAAAGCCGGCAGCCAAAAAATGGCGGCCAAACCCAGGCCAAGAAGCCCGGCGGCAATGGTGCGGATGAGCAAAGGCATAAACCAAAATGCCTGTTGACCCGTTGGCTCGCCCCCTCGTCTCCTCGACTGCCAGGCTGTCAGCATCAGCAAAAAAAGTGAATAGGCCACGAAGAGGGGGGCAAAGAGCATAAAGCTGATGTTGTGGCTCAATAACAAACCGGCCAGCGACACTGCCGCCGCCAGCCAATAACGGGGCCGGCCGGTGGTAATGAGGCCGTGAAAGGCCCAGAAGATAAGGGGGTAAAAAGCCAGGCCGGTAAATTGGCCGTAGTTGCCTTGAATATAAGCCTCACGCAAACGGTAAGGGGCATAAACATACACGGCTGCCGCGAGCAGCGCCGGGGCAGGCCCATAAAGGCGGCGGGCAAAAAGAAATATACCCAAGCTATACAGCAGAAAATCAAAAATGATAACCGCCTTCATGGACTCGTCGAGGGGCAGGCCGGAAAGATGAAAAATTTGGGTTAGTTGATAGAGGGCCGGCGGAGCGTAGCTAAAAATGGGCATGCCGTGTCCAAAAGCCAAATCGGCGCCCCAACGAGGGTAGAAGTGGCCCTGCTGCCAGGCCTGGTTCAGTTGGACCTGCCGCATCAGGTGCACCGGGCCATCGGCGGTGTTGGGCAGGCCGGCATGAATGAGCAGGGGCATCACCGCGAAAAATGGCAGGAGTAACGCCAAGAGCAAACCATAGTCCCAAATCACGATTTTCAATTTAAGATTTACGATTTGTGATTTCATAAGTCAGCCAATTTACCGCTCGCCAACCGTCACGGTCGTTAATTCCACAAAGTCAAGCCCGCCGGTTGTGGTCAAACGCGCCAGCGTCAGCGGGTCGTACAGACCCACCACCAGCAAATACTCACCGGGCGCAACCTCGTTCAGCGGGATGGAGCGGGGGTCCAGGATGGTTTGGTCCGGCAGCCAAGTTGACGTGGGGTAAGCGCCGTCCAGGGGAGGGCGGTCAAAACCGGCCACCAGATTTTGATCCAGATCAAACAATTGGGCAAAAACCGTGTAATCTTTTTGGGGCGTTTGGTCACTTTGCCAGGCCAGGGTAAAATCAAGCCGCGTCTCAGTTTGGGCCTCAAGTTGAAAGCCGGTCAGATAAATAGTATCACTATCATTGCTAAAAATCACATCCAGTTGTTCAGCCAACGGCGTTATCTGGCCTGGCGCCGGTTTGACCCTGATAATGGTCAACTGCGCCGTATCACCGCTACCATCGGCCAGAGGCAGCAGGCGATCCCGGTCGGGGTCAATCAAGCCCACCCGCACAGCGTAGGCCAGGGGCGGGAGGTCCGGCGGCAATATCAAATCGTGTTCATCGCGCACGTAACGGGCCGTGTCCCAATGAAAGGTGGGCAGCACGCTCTCCGTGGTGGCGTCGCCGGGGGTGTAATTGGTGGCGTCGGCGACGGTGGTCCAATCGTTCAGGCGGTCTAAATGCACAAAGGGCTGCAAATTGGCCTTGATGGGCGCGGTATCGGTTGCCCAATACAGCACTACCTGCAACCGCCCGCCCGGAGAGACAATAGGCTTATCCAGGTCATACCCGATCAGACGAAGGCCATCGGCAAAACGGATGTCGGCTTTATGGCCCGCCGGGAGCGCCTGGCCGGGCGGCGATTGAATTGTGAAGACGGAGCGTAATAGGGGTTTGAGCCAAAAAGCACCAATTACGGCCAAAGCCATCGCCAGTAGAATGATCAGGATTTTTTGGCGAGGGGCAGGAGAGCGCGCTTTTTTATCTTGTTTTTCGACGCGACGTCTACGGCTGACTTGCCAAGATAGGCCGGCTACCAGCAAACTCACCATCGCCAGGCCACTCCAGAGCATGGCCGTCACTCGAACCGGCGTCTCGCCAAAACGGACGGTCAAGGTGTGCTGGCCTGCCGGAAGGTCAATCAGCATCAAGCCGGTGCCGGGTTCAGGCGTGATGTTGACCGGTCGGTCATTTATCCAGGCTTGCCAGCCGGGATAATAAAAATGAAAAAATCGTAGGGTAAAGTCTTTTGGGCCGTTAAGCCGGTAGATGTGCGTGATGGCATTTTGTTTGAGCAAGATGGCCTTTGTGCCGGCGGGCAAGCTGGCGTAATCCAACCGTCGGGGATTTTGACCGGCCAGAAACGCCTCCAGCAGGGGCGAAGTGGTGGGGGCCTGGCTTACCGTTTGGGGCAGGTATTCGCTCACCGTGGTCGTCCCTACCGATTGGGAACGGCGCTCATAATCAACCTGATCGGCCAGGGTGGGCTGGCCGTATTGGGCAAAGGGGATCACGGGGTATAACAAGGGCGCCACCGCCACAATTTGGATGGCCACGCACACGGCTACCCCCAAACGCCGGACTTGGGACGGCAGCAAGAGCAGCGCCGCGCCGGCCAAAAAAGCCAGGCCCAAATTGGCCAGGCTCAATAACCGCCAGGGGAATTCGGCTACCTGCAAAATGGTAAGGGTTTCCCAAACCGGGCGAGAGAGAGGGAGGGTCAGGAAAATGCCGGCAGCCGCAACCAGGGCAAAAAACAGGATAAAACAGACGGGGGAAGCGCCTGGGGCAATGGCCCGTTTTTTGATGAGTAACCATAATCCCGTTAATAGTCCAAAGAGCGCCAAAATCAAAGTGACCACGCCCAGAGTCAAAGGGACGTAAGGGTTGGCCGCGCGGGCGTCCAGGGGGTAAATCCAGGCGACCAGTTCAGACCAATGCGGGTAGCGCACGTAAAAAGGGCTTTTTTCCAGGTAGATATTGGCCTGGGCGCGCGTGTAAAATCGCTCGGTAAAAGCGGGCAGCCAAAAGAAGGCGGAGAGGAGCAGACCCAAGGGAATGGACACCAGAGGCAGTAGGCCAACAATGAGCCGATAGGGTTTAGCAGAAAAATGAGAATTTAGAAATGAAAAATGAGAAACTTTTGAGGCCTGGCTTGCCCCTGACGGAGTTCGGACTGAAAGCCAAAATAGCATTAATCCATAAAGGCCCACGACAGGCGTAAACACCAGCACCTGGTACAAGTGACTCAACATTACCCCGGCGTAAAAAATGGCCGCCAGGATCAGCCAGCCCCAAAAATAAGTTCGGGCCGAGCGAGTCATGGCCCATAACGTCCAGGGGAACAGACCAATGGCCAAAAATTGAGGCACGTTGCCGCCGTAAAGCAGCGCCTCGCGCAAGGCAAAGGGCGCAAACGCATAGGCTACGGCGGCCACCAACCCGGCTTCAAGGCTGCCTAAAACATCGCGCGCCAGCAGATACATGCCAGTTGCGTAAAGTAAAATTGTGAGGATAATCAGAATCTTGAGCGCAGTCTCTAAGGTAAAGCCGGCGCCATAAAAAACCAGGGCCAGGAGATGTGGCAAGGGCGGGGTAAACACAAACAGTGGATACCCATAGCCAAACGCCAGATTGGGCGCCCAACGCGGCACAAGCACTCCCGGCGCCCAGGCTTGTTTGTATTCCAACGTGCGGTAAAGATGAATAGGCATGTCGGCCGCCGCAGGCAGGCCCGGCTGCCACAGGCTTTGGATGATGAGTAGAGTCAGTAGAGCGGCAATGATTAGCCCAACGTCCATTCTATTGATAAAATGTGAAGCGTAACCCTTGACCTTTGCCACTTGACACCTGACATTTAACATTTGACCCTAAAAATCAGAAATTGGACTATACCATTAACCCTATGACTGAACAAAATTTAACCCATCAACCACAAATATCCATTATATTGCCCACTTACAACGAAGCAGGCAATATTGAAACGTTGCTTGACCGGACTTTACAAGCGTTGAGAAATTACCCCGGCGGGGTTGAGGTGGTGGTGGTTGACGACGACTCTCCGGATGGCACCTGGCAGGTAGTCGCCAAGAAAAGCAAAAACGACGCGCGGGTCCGGCTGATTCATCGAAAAACAGAAAAGGGGCTAACCAGCGCCCTCAACCGGGGCATTCAAGAGGCGCGGGGACAGTGGGTGGGCTGGATGGACTGCGATTTGAGCATGCCGCCTGAAGAATGGCCTCGCCTGGCCGAGGCCCTGGCCCAGGGCGCGGATATGGCTGTTGGTTCGCGCTATGTGCCGGGGGGTGGGGATGTGGCCCATTCTTTCACGGGGCGGCTGTTCTCGCGGATAATTAATCTGTGGGCCGGACTCATCCTGGATTGGTCCCTTAAAGATTACACCAGCGGCTTTATTTTGGGCCGCCGGGATATCTTTGCTAAAATCAACTTGCGGGGCGATTACGGCGAGTATTGCATTGACCTGCTCTATCGCGCCAAACGCGCCGGTTACACCATCCGCGAGCTGCCCTACCTGTGCCTTCCCCGCGAGGCGGGGGAGAGCAAAACTGCCGCAAATGTGTGGGGCTATCTCAGCCGGGGAATCAATTACGTTATCACCGTATTACGCCTGCGCTTTAAGCCGGATTAAATCTGCTAACTATCGCTTGACTCCAAGGCTTTAATCATCTGACCAACTTCAGAGGATTTCTGTTTGATCTCAGCCTGTATGCCCGCCACCGTCCGGTCAATCTGGACCAACTGCTCTTCGCTCTCGGTGAGTTGTTTGACGTAACGCCCGCGCAGCCGGCCTTCTTCCCCGGCGGTCGAAAGCACGGCCATATTTTTCTGGGCCTGCTCTTGCGCTTTGTAAATCTTCTCCCGCTGCTTTTCCTGCCCGGCCACTTCTTTTTCCAGGCGGTCAATCTCAGCCCAGGTATCGAGCAAGGCTTTTAGCCCAGAATAGGCCCGCTCATCCAGAAATTTATCCTTAAAGTACTGCTGCAAGCCTTTATAAGAAAGACTGCGCAACTCTTCGCGGTGGACCCGCAAAAAACGTTCTTGCACGGCAAATTTAGCCAGTTTGCCGGGTGAAACTTTCACCTGGTACCGGTACGTGTCGAGCGTTTTTTCCGCGGGGTCAGGGGTATCAAAAATAGTATAGTTGGTCCGGGGGACGTGCTCAAGCAAAACGGTTTTGGCTTCAGCCGTGCGATTATCCACCTGGTAAATGAGCCGGCGAATATCGTACACGTTTTGCAGCAGATAACCCTCTTTGATATTTAGCGAACGAAGTTGACTCTCGGTTTTGACTTCTTCTTTAACGTGAATACCCAACTCAACCGCGTAAGAAACAACAGCCTCGGCCTGGTCGGCGGTGAAAGGCAGCACGGCTTCACCCACGTACTCGCCCCTTTCCAGGATGGTAACCGGGCCACGTTCCAGGGTCAGGCCGGTGGCATTTTTGAAGCGAATGGTCGCCACCGGATGGGTGGGCATTTTGGCC encodes:
- a CDS encoding polyprenol monophosphomannose synthase, producing the protein MTEQNLTHQPQISIILPTYNEAGNIETLLDRTLQALRNYPGGVEVVVVDDDSPDGTWQVVAKKSKNDARVRLIHRKTEKGLTSALNRGIQEARGQWVGWMDCDLSMPPEEWPRLAEALAQGADMAVGSRYVPGGGDVAHSFTGRLFSRIINLWAGLILDWSLKDYTSGFILGRRDIFAKINLRGDYGEYCIDLLYRAKRAGYTIRELPYLCLPREAGESKTAANVWGYLSRGINYVITVLRLRFKPD
- a CDS encoding glycosyltransferase family 39 protein, with the protein product MKSQIVNLKLKIVIWDYGLLLALLLPFFAVMPLLIHAGLPNTADGPVHLMRQVQLNQAWQQGHFYPRWGADLAFGHGMPIFSYAPPALYQLTQIFHLSGLPLDESMKAVIIFDFLLYSLGIFLFARRLYGPAPALLAAAVYVYAPYRLREAYIQGNYGQFTGLAFYPLIFWAFHGLITTGRPRYWLAAAVSLAGLLLSHNISFMLFAPLFVAYSLFLLMLTAWQSRRRGGEPTGQQAFWFMPLLIRTIAAGLLGLGLAAIFWLPAFGERHEIKLEGITQGFFDFRENFIPLSELLSPPLPLDLTTINPAFPFSLGLPQIMGAVLGMVALLFLVFKAVRPSSRDGVENEAEHTRSGVIARPQAEAISNFERGDCFAIARSDMIQSRIGHTLFFTIFFLLYVFLALPQSQFLWESVPFIELAEFPWRMLGPAIFCAGVLAAAAFWIVKLQIANRNLDLILFLSILMVITFNVYYLFPSQFISWGTPSPAEAFAYEAASYAIGTTSTGEFLPRRARQHPSPKTLRPDYEAGRPPQKIDPASLPPGANVETLSHQAESDSWQINTPEKFVATIRTLYWPGWQVYLDGQPVAFTVTPNTGLIQTTIPAGRHSLTLQLESTPLRAIGLGLTVSSLFVLGLIAVFFFKQYINETGGRRDSGTGIGDPHATAISPRFFVIAAVSFFALYLLSRPLAPLFTLQSDPDRPQPADHVVRVDFANQIRLVGFDDLPETISPGELLTVTLYWRALADLNTSYSVFLHLDAPNQQTFAAVDEDTPEDIPTYNWPPGLYLRNPLSLKVPTDLPPIRYDVHVGLYNRETDERLSIWPDGATNFKLGSVWLVAPPPQLPATPLAHFGPHVTLRQVHVQGDTLVLYWQTDQFLEQNDTIFIHLLDAEGNLLVQADGVPYDGLYSLSDWLPQQIITDARPIGSRLASPDSLHAIAVGLYHPTTGERLPAADAAGKPLPNNSFIISVAP